The Perca flavescens isolate YP-PL-M2 chromosome 23, PFLA_1.0, whole genome shotgun sequence genome has a window encoding:
- the LOC114550403 gene encoding uncharacterized protein LOC114550403 translates to MPRVRVRKTGRGQMCMRGAFLDISVRHISLRAAAKSHGICHVTLLRYCRRRAENSREKTRPPGYRSHTKVFSVDQERKLEAYIKRAADYILACLLRRSTAILTDSPVRAALEEEQQKRIQKKKPQKKPPAPKKRFLTVKNTAPTVSSDKDEECLVCDETSAHPCLGKCGFTVSFASSGHMRHALRVQNIISVTTVTMSRLMPF, encoded by the exons ATGCCAAGAGTGAGGGTCAGAAAGACAGGCAGAGGCCAGATGTGTATGAGAGGGGCGTTTCTGGACATATCTGTAAGACACATTAGTCTTAGGGCAGCTGCAAAGTCGCATGGCATTTGCCATGTCACTTTGCTCCGATACTGCAGGAGGAGGGCAGAGAACAGCAGGGAGAAGACTAGACCACCAGGGTACAGGTCACACACCAAAGTCTTCTCTGTGGACCAAGAGAGGAAGCTGGAGGCTTATATTAAGAGGGCAGCTGATTATATTTTGGCCTGTCTCCTAAGGAG GTCAACGGCGATCCTCACTGACTCTCCGGTGAGGGCAGCTCTGGAGGAGGAGCAACAGAAGAGGATCCAGAAGAAGAAGCCCCAGAAGAAGCCGCCTGCTCCAAAGAAAAGGTTCCTCACGGTCAAAAACACTGCGCCCACAGTTTCCTCAGACAAGGATGAGGAATGTCTTGTGTGTGACGAAACATCAGCTCATCCTTGCCTGGGGAAGTGTGGGTTCACTGTCTCTTTTGCCAGCTCTGGTCACATGAGGCATGCACTGAGGGTGCAGAACATTATATCTGTCACAACTGTGACAATGAGTAGGCTAATGCCTTTTTAA